In Perca flavescens isolate YP-PL-M2 chromosome 7, PFLA_1.0, whole genome shotgun sequence, the following proteins share a genomic window:
- the LOC114558353 gene encoding transcription factor Spi-B, with amino-acid sequence MLAEMETMAYVTEIRLSGGRGAWSGVAPSSCPEVDLEVIEEYLQEHSLEVQHAHTPSSPPTTMGQQTHTHSHQGTRIIENSWSGQHPYEWHCGSHTPNEEYEEQALPSAWPGPHDNQWNHIAYYEAPAYIDSDSLSSSSQYQEYQDSPSPSSDRGCRKDRDSLPLVPLSGKRKERLFQFLFEMLQTPSMRSCIWWVQSSSGTFQFSSQNKERLAQLWGRRKGNRKTMTYQKMARALRNYNRSGEIQKVKRKLTYRFDEKTLRGLQGDSNTV; translated from the exons ATGCTGGCAGAAATGGAGACG ATGGCTTATGTGACTGAGATCAGACTGAGCGGAGGTCGGGGGGCCTGGAGCGGAGTGGCTCCCTCCTCCTGCCCTGAGGTGGACCTGGAGGTCATCGAGGAGTACCTGCAGGAGCACTCGCTGGAGGtccagcatgcacacacaccgtCATCACCTCCGACCACCATGgggcaacaaacacacacacactcccaccaAGGCACCAGGATCATAG AGAACAGCTGGTCAGGCCAGCATCCGTATGAGTGGCACTGTGGCTCTCACACTCCTAACGAGGAATATGAAGAGCAAGCCCTGCCTTCAGCCTGGCCTGGCCCCCATGACAACCAATGG AACCACATTGCGTATTACGAGGCACCTGCATACATTGACTCAGACTCGCTGTCCAGTAGCTCCCAGTACCAGGAATACCAAGATTCCCCATCACCATCATCTGACAGGGGATGCAGGAAGGACAGAGACTCCCTGCCTCTTGTCCCACTTTCag GAAAGAGGAAGGAGCGGTTGTTCCAGTTCCTGTTCGAGATGCTCCAGACTCCATCGATGCGGAGCTGCATCTGGTGGGTCCAATCCTCTTCTGGAACGTTCCAGTTCTCTTCCCAAAACAAGGAGCGCCTGGCGCAGCTGTGGGGCCGGCGAAAAGGTAATCGCAAGACCATGACCTACCAGAAGATGGCACGGGCGCTGAGGAACTATAACCGCAGTGGCGAGATTCAGAAGGTGAAGCGAAAGCTCACCTACCGGTTCGATGAGAAGACGCTGAGAGGCTTACAAGGAGACTCTAATACAGTGTAG
- the LOC114558349 gene encoding adenosine receptor A1 — protein MTEWSWVAYTVLEVFIAVACFLGNVLVVCAVCVGIRDSLRKPTFCFLVSLAVADFLVGVAAVPLAVLLDGWVSVTPDLCLLLSCVVLVLTQASVLSLLAIAVDRYLRLHTPLRYKALATQRRTWMALSVCWTLSCLLGFTPLFGWHNYSSLASDSTNTSSSPSVISPPCTFLSVISLPFMVYFNFLGCVMAPLLVMTLLYTRIFWSLHGRLKESGPQAQASLLREKRLACSLALVLILFAGCWIPLHLMNCLLLFQGPQAVTQGTLYTGILLSHANSAVNPVVYACRIPKIQQAYSQIWQFVKLNCCHGDKQVCRSTTGSRANHTETCGSGGKTLTKDHSHFRSSMLEV, from the exons ATGACTGAATGGAGTTGGGTGGCCTACACAGTACTAGAAGTGTTTATTGCTGTGGCCTGTTTCCTTGGCAATGTGTTGGTGGTGTGTGCGGTGTGTGTTGGTATCCGGGATTCCCTCCGGAAGCCCACCTTCTGCTTCCTCGTTTCCCTGGCAGTGGCTGACTTCCTAGTTGGTGTGGCGGCTGTGCCCCTGGCTGTACTGTTGGATGGCTGGGTGAGCGTGACCCCTGACCTGTGCCTACTCCTCAGCTGTGTCGTGCTCGTGCTGACTCAGGCCTCTGTGCTGTCACTGCTTGCTATCGCCGTGGACCGGTACCTCCGGTTACATACACCGCTTAG ATACAAAGCCCTGGCCACGCAGAGGCGTACATGGATGGCCTTGTCTGTGTGCTGGACACTTTCCTGTCTACTCGGGTTCACCCCTCTATTTGGCTGGCACAACTACTCCTCTCTTGCATCTGATTCCACGAATACATCCTCCTCCCCTTCTGTCATATCTCCACCCTGCACCTTCCTCTCAGTTATCTCCCTCCCCTTCATGGTTTACTTCAACTTTCTGGGATGTGTCATGGCGCCCCTGCTGGTCATGACCCTCCTCTACACTCGAATCTTCTGGAGCCTGCACGGCCGTCTAAAAGAGAGTGGTCCCCAAGCCCAGGCTTCTCTGCTCAGGGAAAAGAGGCTGGCCTGCTCCCTGGCTCTGGTTCTCATTTTGTTTGCCGGCTGCTGGATTCCTCTGCACCTGATGAACTGTCTGCTGCTGTTTCAGGGTCCTCAAGCTGTCACACAGGGGACACTCTATACAG GTATTCTCCTGTCTCATGCCAACTCAGCAGTCAATCCTGTGGTCTACGCTTGTCGCATCCCAAAGATCCAACAGGCCTACAGCCAAATATGGCAGTTCGTGAAGCTGAACTGTTGCCATGGGGACAAGCAAGTTTGCCGAT